A window of Ruminococcus champanellensis 18P13 = JCM 17042 contains these coding sequences:
- a CDS encoding adenylyltransferase/cytidyltransferase family protein, which translates to MKPYKIGYTQGVYDMFHIGHLNLINQAKALCDYLIVGVNSDQLVERYKNKTPVICQEDRRTIVENIKAVDQAVIADTLDKTEMLQALGFNAVFIGDDWKGNARWIRTEEELRRFGVDVVYLAHTPDISSTALRKATEQTGSTACVEET; encoded by the coding sequence ATGAAACCATATAAAATCGGCTACACACAGGGTGTGTATGATATGTTCCATATCGGGCATCTGAACCTGATCAACCAGGCTAAGGCTCTGTGCGATTATCTGATCGTTGGGGTCAACTCCGACCAGCTGGTGGAGCGTTATAAGAACAAGACGCCGGTCATCTGTCAGGAGGATCGGCGCACCATTGTGGAAAATATCAAGGCAGTGGATCAGGCGGTGATCGCAGATACGCTGGACAAAACAGAAATGCTGCAGGCGCTGGGCTTCAACGCTGTGTTCATCGGAGACGACTGGAAGGGCAATGCCCGCTGGATCCGTACCGAAGAGGAGCTGCGCCGGTTTGGCGTGGATGTGGTATACCTGGCGCATACGCCGGATATCTCCTCCACTGCCCTGCGCAAAGCAACAGAACAAACAGGCAGCACCGCCTGCGTGG